The Brassica rapa cultivar Chiifu-401-42 chromosome A10, CAAS_Brap_v3.01, whole genome shotgun sequence genome segment agatacatataatataaatatttattattgacacttcctactaatgtgattttattaacatttgtatattttctgtaacaaaaatttaaaccgttAATCACAAAAATTTATTGTGAGacttttcaatacaaatttcaaaattaaaatattaagatctcaataattTCTCACtgcaaattttgaaactaatatattttatatagtatataatttaatttaaatgaaattaatatatatttatataatatgaatatctattaatgagacttcatattcatacgacttatgatcatttttatcttgattaaacataaaaagttaaaccattgatcacaaaattttcagtgtgggacttttaccatttttagtaatttatagtcatttaaaaaaaattcaaaatataacatataagaaaaaatctaaaatttttaattatatggttagtgtgattgtttattttcttttaataatataaaattaaacaaaaaagagagagaatacaaaaattgttatcaaatatgtattattcataatcattaattatcatatatatgttaatcatattaggtaactccgtaacttttatttaatgaaaaaaagaacattcttttgtacactactaatcaatttgatagttagtttaataaaaagtataatatatatttatatggactaacttatttttctaaaaattccaAGAATCATTctcgtgatgacacgtggctacgaaaacatgttgtaatgtTCAAGGATTATAggggatatatatataataaatttgatattatCAACTTAAATTAGTATCTGAAACTGAATGGAATAGAAGTCAGTTTATTAAAACAGAGaactttttcttattaaaaaaaaaaggaaaataacttttttcttactaaaaatattttttttctcatctCTCCATCCATCTTTTCTTAAGTGAGAAACTAATCTATCTCCGCTTGCTCCGGCATCCAGTGAAAGTTAGCTCCGGCATCCAGTGAAAGTTAGCTCCAACATTCGGTGAACAGTATCTCCGGCGCCGAAGGCTTCTCTTGTTCCTTATCTCTTTTCTCCCCTTGCTTCTCTGTCGCATTTTTCCTACTAGCTGTTGATATGTTTGGGGGCTCCAGAGGTTTCTTCGCCAGTGTTCGTCAGCATATGCTCCGGGGCAAGGTAGATACGCCGATTGTTGCTCTCTTCTGAATTTCTGACAAGGCAGCGAGGGCCAAGGTTCCAAAGGTGTCAGGTTTTTCTTGGATGTTGGCCTCATAGATTTTTTCTCCCTTTTAGATATGGTGATTTTCTTCATGTTCGGAGGCATGTGAGTCTATGTGGTGGGCTCTCTTCTCTCCGCTCTATAGTTTTTCCAAAGTTGTTGTTCATCGCGGAGTGGAGTCCTCACCACGCCTCGGCGTTTTGTCATGGTAGCAAGTCTAGTTTTTTTCTCAGGAAAGGCGACGGTTTCATTTTGTAAGTGCGTGTACAGGTTGGTGGTGGTCGCGAGGATGCTTTTGCTTTATGGTTTAATTTGTGTTTTTTGTCTAAGATTAGTAGGTTAGCTTTGTTTTATATGGTTGTGGTGTCTTCTCCTCCGGTGACAGCTTTTGCTTTGTATGTCCTTCTCGCTTGCCTTATCTTGCATTGCTCTAGCCTTCGATGAGGGTTTTGAGCTCGTCCAGTTTTTCTTTGTCTTAGGTCGCTCGTCTGTCCAGAGTTGTTACCCGATGAGGCGCAGAAGAGACCGGTTTCATGTTCTCTTCTCTCGGAGAAATGTTTCATTTTGAGGCTCCATTGATGTCTTTTGGTTCTTCTTCCGGCGAGGAGACTTTCTTGGATTGTTGTCATCCGAGTACTGGATTGGCTCCTTGGTCGATTTGGTAGAGTGCATTACCTCTCTTTTGCAGGTTCTGAAGCTCATGTTTTAAGTTGCTGCCTCCTTCAAGCCCAACGTTTTGCTATGAATGTCAGGTGCTTCAACTGTTCAATTCAGGTATTATATCCTCTCGGTTGGATTCACCCCTTTCTTGTTTTTCCACTTTTGTGTTTATTTGATTGCTTGGATAGATTCATGTTTGTTGAGGTAAATGTTATTCAGCTACTCTGGTCGGAAGGCTAACTAGGATGATCGTCTTTGGTGTAATGTTTGATTTTGTGATGAAGGTCAATGGTTCCAAGTTTACTCTTATAAGATCTATCAAGTTTGCTTTGTaaaccaacattattaattttgaatttgttgtGGTCTGACCAAGATCTTTTGAGTTTATTGTGTAGGTCGCCGCATTCTAGATTATCGTGGGATGAGTTAGCGGATCCACCCATAACGGTGAAATACTTGTGGTCTTTATTTATCAGTGTCAGGTTTGTCGTGTTGGCGTGGCGGGCAGATCCTTCCTGATCAGCTTGTCGGTCACTAAGAGGACCGTCTTGGGACTTCTATTGAGAATGATATCGAGATTTATTCCATGGCTTCTTATGTTTTCCAGTGTTTGGGAGTGCTTCTGGTTTTATTGTGCATGTATTCGATGTGGACATAAGTGCATCCATGAGGTGAGAGGATTATGCAGTGTCATGTCGttttgtttatgaaaagtgAAATATTTGTTATCGGTGTATGAAAGGTAACTCGACTCCTCCGCTTGTTGTCCCACTTATTCGATGGTTTCTATTGACATGTTGAAGTCATTCCACTTTGTTTTTGAATCATTAATAACATAATTGGATTATTTTTTCATGTCTTGTTTATCGTAACTTGATTTTGGCTCCTGATAAGGGTCAGCCGTCTTTCTTGTTGTGAGAGACTTCATTGTGTTATGCCTAGAGAGGAAATAATATTTTCCCTCTTTCATGATGATGAAGCAGTTTTTTCGATGGAGAGAATATTCCAACGTAATGTTGGTGTTCTTTTGTATGTCCGTTTGAACAGCAACTATATTTGTAATGTATTGTGTAGTTCTTTTACTGCAGCTGCGTCGGAAAATATTACTTTTGGTACTAAGATTTTAAATCGCTCCATGAAGACTCTTAAGATACTCTTTCGGACCATGTGTCATCCTTCAGAAGTTGGTGGCAAATGATCCTTGTCTAATAAACATTGAACATTGAGGAGTTTTCAGAAATTATGTTGATAGTTGGTGAAAACTATCGAGAGAATTTGATTGAAGCCTCCAGAACCATGTTAATGCTTGGCCTCTAAGTGACTAAGCGTTTAAGCACATACCAATTAACTTGATGTAAACAATACTACAATCAAATGGTATATTATTGTAGCATTTTAGAATCGAATCTATATAGAACTAGAGACATAATGAACACTAGGAATTAAGAAAATGCCCTAAACtacgaaaaaataaaagaaggttttaaagttaaaataaaaatagaaacatcAACAAAAGTTTACTCAAAGTCaaaccaataaaaataaaagaaaggtAAATTCATGGTTCAAGGTTATTGGCTAGGATGAACAGGTACTAACCTAGGATGCTTAAATAATCAACCATTTATAATCCTTAGGCATACGGTCACTAAGTTAAGCTAATCAACTTCCATAACAATAATTCCTATGTTAATCAAGTTCTTAACATCAATTTCTATTGGTTAGTTACCGTCTAGCACGCATGAATCTCAAGTACTAACACCCACTTAGACTTCATCTggatttatatatatgtgtaggTCGGCTTTGGTTAATAATATTCCCATTTCGAGTAATTCTTATGAGTTATGACTATTCTTAGGGACAttgaacctttaaattcacccCACCATTTATGACCAATTAACTTTCCACatagataattaattaaaaaatattaaattaaacaaaaaatagttaaaaaaaataaaaaatgctaaTTTTAACGACGCTAACGCTTCCagcgaaaccctaaacccaaaatattaaattctaaactctataccctaaattGGAAACCCAAAttcaaactcctaaaccaaaaccctataccctaaactctaatcctagaccctaaacccaaaccgtaaatcctaaacccaaaccgtaaatcctaaaccctataccctaaactctaatcctagaccctaaacccaaaccgtaaatcctaaacccaaaccgtaaatcctaaactcaaagcttataccctaaacccaaatcctagaTCTAAAATCCAAacggtaaaccctaaacccaacccCGAGCTTAGATGTtatagggtttgggttaaggtttacggtttaggtttagggtctAAGACttaggtttagggtatagggtttaggtttatagTCTATTTTTGAGTTTaaggtatataatttgggtttagggtctaggattagagtttaggatataggatttgggtttagggtctaggattagagtttagggtataGTGTTTTGGTTTAGAGGTTTAGATTtgagtttagaatttaaaatttagggtttagaatttaaaatttagggtttagggtttcgctGGAAGCGTTATCGTCGTTAAAAttagcattttttattttttgtaactattttttgtttaatttaatattttttaattaattatctatGTGGAAAATTGATTGGTCATAAAGGGTGGGGTGAATTTAAAgattcaccctagggggtgaacctaagTTCTTTCCTATTCTTAGTTCTGGTTTAGATCCAAACTCATTTTGAATTTGGTTAATAATATTTTGCCTTAAGATCAGTTATTTTCACGATAGGACCAAAATACATAAAGTTGAGAATTAAACGTATTTATCTAAATTAAAATACGCCTTTGAatattacttctttttttttgtcatcatgaATTCAGTTTTTCAATTcagttttattataaaaataggATTTTCAGATATCCATTTGGATTCTAATGAAGTTTGGATAATACGTGAAACTAAAAATACTGCCTTACATGATCCGTTCGACAGTTTTTACATTACTGAttatattcaaattttgaatTCAGTCACAAACTCATTCCCAGTCATAGAAAGATGTATTTAAAAGATACTGGTGGTACACTTTGTTAAAGAcaatttctatttttggaattcaaatcaaaatgattataaaacaattgacataaagaggaaacaaaaaaaaggcgAAATGATGTAGAATGGGAAGAAAAAGCTACGTCAAAGAGAAGTAAAAGCGCcccatttttgttttttctattCAACTTTCCATGCACGGATGAAAAGAAAAACCTGAAGAAAAAGATAGAAAAATCTTTACGAGTGAAAACTATGAGAATCAAACAAAACCAATCCTGTCTTGTCACTTGGCGTTTCTACTTTATAAAACCACTAAGAGGGGTCCCTCCTCTTCACTAATCGACAAAAATAACGATGCTTTTGACATGACAATCTCACTATCAAACCATAACTTTCTCTTATTCTTGTCACACATAACAGGAAAATTGCAGGTAAGTGTATGTATCTccaaaagtgaaaacaaacaaaagaaaaggagGGGCGGGGCCTCTTCTCTTCTTAAGAGTCCCGTACAAGTCATGTTCTGGTAACCTATGATCAGATCCGGACGGGTCAGCTGGAAAAAACCCGTTATCCCAGAGGGAGAACAAACTGATCAGCATGTAGGTCAAAGGTACGCTTAAAGGATCTAAAAACAACCTAGTTGGAAGTATGAGAGAAGGTAtcttaacaaatatataataagaactaaaataaaatatagaatcaGTGTCTGAAAACTTGAAATACTTCGAGatatttattctatattttattgttttttaattatatatatgttgagaACTCGTCACTCATACAGTGGATACCAATGTAAATACTAACAACAATACATTATGcgacttttttcaaaaaaaaaaaaaaacaatacattaTGCGACACAACAGATAAAAAGAAGGTGGGGAACAAAGGACATATGTCATTCTACTTTTAAAAAGATAAGAAAATCACTACAACGATATTGATAGACCCACTACAATGCTCGACCATAACACAATGGACTACGTTTCAGCATCTGGTTCGTCACTCGTTCATAAAATAAGGACACATAACATAGTTCCGTTTCATTCTCTTGTTTTTCCACTTTGAAAAGGTTaccttcttttttcttctcttgtGGCATTATTTGAGtggacagagagagagagagagagagtgtgtatGTCTTAACTGATGACACTAGACATCAGGGAACAGAGATGATCTCTTATAGATCTTTGTTTCTTGATTTCTCTAGAAAAAGACATGACTTTATCGCTAAATAACGCCAAAAGCATGTCTCACTGTTTATGATATATGAATACGACCAGGCGTTTGTGCTCAGAACAGAACTTTGGAATAGGACAAGatgagaaaaaataaacaaagatcCTTAATTACCAATAATCTGTGTAAATATGTGGGAAAGACAGAGACAGAGACATAGAATATAAGTATAACCCCTATATTCATTGTTCTTTctagattgaaaaaaaaatatccaagaAATTTGATAATAATGTGTGTAGAAGTCTTTACTTGTACAGCAAATGGACTGGTCTTTGAAGGGCCATCGGGAGATAGTCTCTATCATGAAAATTTGTCAGCTAAAGGAGCCTCTAATAGACGAAATAAACAAGTGCAGCTTCTTTGCTTTCTTATCTACCTTGTTTACCCTGCAACCAAATATTCACTTGGTCTCCTCTGAGGAACAGGACAGACCAGTGAAGAGGATGTATGGAAGATATAAATAATTGAGTTGAAACATCCAATTACAAGCAGCCTAAGAGACGACTGTTCTCATCACAAAGTGGTCCGGATGGTAGCAAATGATTACATACACCgagaaaacaaatcttaaaatgGACTTTGGTTCTCATACCAAATATCTTCCAATAAGCAGTTCATTTCCTAGACATAGTCATGAATCATCGAACATGACTCGACCAATGAAAGAAAATATATCCTTTAGACGTATcaagttatatatatgttacataGATAAGCAGTTCATTGCTCTGGAAATTTCGAATAAAAACATGGCAGACAAAACTGAAGTCAGGAACCCAACTCGCCTTTCATAAGGACCATGTGACACAGAATAGTTTTTTTCCCTCATGTAATGACAGTGGGCTTCTCCCTCCCTGTAAACTCCTCCAGCTTTGATACAGACAATGCAAGATCTGTAGCATGAAACCAAGAATAAATCATTACTAAACTCATGACTGACATTTTTATGTCAAACGAAAAAAAACAGGAACGAGCCTATCAAAGGTTTTAGAGCTATCTGTGCATCCACATCATGCTTTGAAACGTCTGGCTCAAACTGTTCAATGTATATTCGAACCGTGGCACCAGCTGAACCAGTTCCctggaaccaaaaaaaaaaatataatatatatatataaggacaATGTGTTAGGGGACAATGAGTCTCTCTGTACATATGAAACTCTTAATATGATTTAAAACATACGGATAAACGAAATATGATTCTGGATCCATCCGTGAAGACAAACCGAACACCTTGCTTGGATGCAACACTTCCATCAACCTGCCCACAATTATATAAACTTTCCCATAAAAGGTATGTACAGGCATGGTTGGATCCCCATAatcaatattatttattatcagACTTACAGGGTCCGTGTATGAAAAGTCATCTGCAAACTGGAGGACATAGTTTCCTGAGAGATGAAAATTGTTATGAAcatttgaaataaattaatttaagtaCGGCCAAAAAGAACTAGGTTGAACCTAACCATAATTTTCACCGGCCTTGCTCTTAGCCACGATATCTCTAAGATATTCGATCATTTTATTGGCTCCTTCAGATTCACATTCCTGATTCAACAGTCATGgaaaaaataaagttaattATTTTGAGACCTGTTACAAAAATCATACACAATCTTACTTCATAGTCGTATCTGGAAAAAAAGTTCCTTCCATATGTCGCCCAGTACTCGTTCACAACATCTGCAACAGAAACCAACTTCTCCCCTGGTTTCTTGTCCTTGTTGCGATGAGCTAGGATCGAAAGCCACGCTAATACAGCCCTGTCATTTAAGGTTAAGAGTCATTCTAAAATGTGAGTTTATAAAGAAATGCGAGTAGGGAACAATTCCGAGTGACACCTTAAacctaatttttaaatgatgAAGTAAAGACGACCATCTCGATAATCTTCATACATTGCATCAAGATTGTCATGTCGCATATTCACAAAGTTTCTATCTAGCATTAGGTTTAAGAAAGAGCGTACCATATGCCATCCTTCTCACGGATGTGATCAGAACCTGTGCCAAAGCTCTCTTCTCCACAGATTGACAATTTTCCAGCATCCATAAGATTCCCAAAAAATTTCCATCCGGTGGGAACCTACAAGTACATTATCAAGAAATATATCATGATCATTTATCTGGTTGTACacctgaaaaaaataaaacatatgttGACTAAAAACTGATTTACCTCGAAGAAAGGAAGCTTCAACTTCTCGGCAACACGATCCAGAGCACCACTAGTTGGCATAGAACGTGCTAGACCCTGAGAATAAGATTAACATCCATTAACTTTAACCGGCATTATATCTAAGAAAATGATGAAATAGAACTTATGCATAGCAATCTCACCTTAGGACCAGCACGGAAATATGGAATTGCTTCTTGTGCATTGGCTGCAATGATAGCAACAGAGTCTGAAGGAGTGACAAAGAATTTGTTTCCTAAGACCATATTTCTGTCACCATCACctgtcagaaaaaaaaaactattacagTAACTATGCTAAACGAACCAGAACAATGGAAAGATGTATGTCCACAATCATACCATCACTTGCTGCTCCGAAATCAGGTCCATCGTCACGATACATGACATCAACCAAATCCTTTGCGTATCTGTATGTAAGAAGGTTTATAGAGGTTATATACCAAGTGAGTATTGTCAAACATCTCTGACGTTTGTTTCTTACGTCAAATTAGGATCTGGATGGCCATGCCCAAAATCTTCCAGGGGAACTCCGTTGGAAATTGAATCCTacaatatataatttacatCAATCATCTGAAAATTCTAAAagttcaaaaacaaaatgtaaCATTTATCTTAATGTCCAAGACATACCGGTTTGGCTCCAAGATTATCGACAAAAATTGGTTTCGCATAAGCACCAGTAACAGCATGCATGGCATCAAACATGAACCTAAAGGCAAAgcaaagaaacaacaacaaaaacatcaGCACCTAAAAAGAAGACACTGAAAACTTCTAGCCTATTTGGCTCTAGATGTAAGAACATACCCAAAATCTGATCTTGAAAGAAGACCTCTAATGAGATCAAAGTCAAACACATCCTGCATAAAACACCATGGACCTATTCAGTGTCAAAGCATACCAAGATCATAACAATGAAATAGAAAACGCATGGGAGTATATTCTTACCTCCATGAGCTCCAAGTAATCG includes the following:
- the LOC103832797 gene encoding phosphoglucomutase, chloroplastic isoform X2; its protein translation is MSSTYARFDTVFLLSRFAGAKYSPLWPSSSSSSSSHSSLLSSGTHLRAKPNSRLRSVTAASSGPIIAGSESIEIKSLPTKPIEGQKTGTSGLRKKVKVFMQDNYLANWIQALFNSLPLEDYKDATLVLGGDGRYFNKEASQIIIKIAAGNGVGKILVGQEGILSTPAVSAVIRKRKANGGFIMSASHNPGGPEYDWGIKFNYSSGQPAPESITDKIYGNTLSISEIKVAEIPDIDLSHVGVTKYGNFSVEVIDPVSDYLELMEDVFDFDLIRGLLSRSDFGFMFDAMHAVTGAYAKPIFVDNLGAKPDSISNGVPLEDFGHGHPDPNLTYAKDLVDVMYRDDGPDFGAASDGDGDRNMVLGNKFFVTPSDSVAIIAANAQEAIPYFRAGPKGLARSMPTSGALDRVAEKLKLPFFEVPTGWKFFGNLMDAGKLSICGEESFGTGSDHIREKDGIWAVLAWLSILAHRNKDKKPGEKLVSVADVVNEYWATYGRNFFSRYDYEECESEGANKMIEYLRDIVAKSKAGENYGNYVLQFADDFSYTDPVDGSVASKQGVRFVFTDGSRIIFRLSGTGSAGATVRIYIEQFEPDVSKHDVDAQIALKPLIDLALSVSKLEEFTGREKPTVIT
- the LOC103832797 gene encoding phosphoglucomutase, chloroplastic isoform X1; amino-acid sequence: MSSTYARFDTVFLLSRFAGAKYSPLWPSSSSSSSSHSSLLSSGTHLRAKPNSRLRSVTAASSGPIIAGSESIEIKSLPTKPIEGQKTGTSGLRKKVKVFMQDNYLANWIQALFNSLPLEDYKDATLVLGGDGRYFNKEASQIIIKIAAGNGVGKILVGQEGILSTPAVSAVIRKRKANGGFIMSASHNPGGPEYDWGIKVNYQWHFNYSSGQPAPESITDKIYGNTLSISEIKVAEIPDIDLSHVGVTKYGNFSVEVIDPVSDYLELMEDVFDFDLIRGLLSRSDFGFMFDAMHAVTGAYAKPIFVDNLGAKPDSISNGVPLEDFGHGHPDPNLTYAKDLVDVMYRDDGPDFGAASDGDGDRNMVLGNKFFVTPSDSVAIIAANAQEAIPYFRAGPKGLARSMPTSGALDRVAEKLKLPFFEVPTGWKFFGNLMDAGKLSICGEESFGTGSDHIREKDGIWAVLAWLSILAHRNKDKKPGEKLVSVADVVNEYWATYGRNFFSRYDYEECESEGANKMIEYLRDIVAKSKAGENYGNYVLQFADDFSYTDPVDGSVASKQGVRFVFTDGSRIIFRLSGTGSAGATVRIYIEQFEPDVSKHDVDAQIALKPLIDLALSVSKLEEFTGREKPTVIT